The Endozoicomonas montiporae CL-33 genome contains a region encoding:
- a CDS encoding aldose epimerase family protein — translation MTIKQAYFGQTSRGETVTRYTMTNAQGTEVSILNLGGIIQSLKTADKNGHFADIVLGCDSVADYEHQSAYLGALCGRHANRIREGQLVIDSRRYQLACNNGPNHLHGGSRGFNERIWSVSAEHNDSESRLILRYQSPDGEEGYPGNLDCEVTYCLNNRDELTINYRAVTDKTTVVNLTNHSYFNLKGSGNCLEHEVQLFADCFVPANASSIPLGEIRPVAGTPFDFTEPKMIGQDITADDLQLLQARGYDHTWVLNQDNSPIKQCAIVKDPGNGRRLTVKTTQPGVQFYTGNFLEDIPGKAGRRYNQQDGFCLETQHFPDAPNQPDFPSTELKPDETYHHTTVFAFDLWTD, via the coding sequence ATGACAATCAAACAAGCGTATTTTGGTCAAACTTCACGAGGTGAAACGGTTACCCGCTACACCATGACAAACGCTCAGGGAACTGAGGTGTCGATTCTGAATCTTGGTGGTATTATCCAGAGCCTGAAAACGGCGGATAAGAACGGTCACTTTGCGGATATTGTGCTCGGTTGTGACAGTGTTGCTGACTACGAACATCAATCAGCCTATCTCGGAGCCCTGTGCGGCCGTCATGCCAACCGAATCAGGGAAGGTCAGTTAGTCATTGATAGCAGGCGCTATCAACTGGCCTGCAACAATGGCCCCAACCATTTACACGGTGGTAGTCGTGGGTTTAATGAGCGCATCTGGTCTGTCAGCGCAGAGCATAACGATTCTGAATCCCGACTGATTCTGCGTTATCAGTCACCCGACGGTGAAGAAGGTTATCCGGGTAATCTGGACTGTGAGGTGACCTACTGCCTGAATAACCGGGATGAACTGACTATCAACTATCGCGCTGTTACTGACAAGACAACCGTCGTAAACCTCACCAACCATTCTTATTTTAATCTTAAAGGCTCAGGCAATTGCCTCGAACATGAGGTGCAGTTATTTGCCGACTGTTTTGTCCCTGCCAATGCCTCATCAATTCCACTTGGCGAGATACGCCCAGTCGCAGGAACACCTTTTGATTTCACAGAACCCAAGATGATCGGTCAGGATATAACGGCTGATGATCTTCAGCTATTACAAGCTCGTGGATATGATCATACCTGGGTATTGAATCAGGACAATTCTCCAATAAAACAATGTGCCATAGTCAAAGACCCCGGGAATGGTCGCCGACTGACCGTTAAAACCACTCAGCCGGGTGTGCAGTTTTATACGGGCAATTTTCTGGAGGATATCCCCGGAAAAGCAGGGCGCCGGTATAACCAGCAGGATGGTTTCTGCCTGGAAACCCAGCACTTTCCGGATGCCCCTAATCAGCCCGATTTTCCGTCAACCGAACTGAAGCCTGACGAAACATACCATCACACAACGGTGTTTGCTTTTGATCTATGGACAGACTGA
- a CDS encoding LacI family DNA-binding transcriptional regulator, whose protein sequence is MANIKDVARLAGVSISTVSRVVNNSAGVVHKKKEAVLRAMSELDYKPNSFAKALVNQKSDTIGLVVGDLGDPFFSLMMKGVEKVTNAHGKQLLINAGHHNPEQEHKAIRSLIERRCDALIVHTKSLADYHVMELLQSQPAAVLINRFIHGFEGRCIHLDNLKAGEMATRYLIEHGHKRIAFLSRGAESRHLELEDSRKRLQGYQEALISHGIMPDRKLVADNQPDEKGGYLGTLELLERKVDFTAIFAYNDAMAAGCMTALREKKIQVPADVSVLGFDDVLLAKYLNPELSTVRYPIEEMAAQSAELALSLCDGLDSGSPLLEFAPEIVSRESVRQL, encoded by the coding sequence GTGGCGAATATAAAAGATGTTGCCCGACTGGCAGGGGTTTCCATCTCCACAGTGTCACGTGTTGTCAATAACAGTGCTGGTGTTGTCCACAAGAAAAAAGAAGCCGTTTTGCGGGCGATGTCTGAGCTGGACTATAAGCCTAACAGCTTCGCCAAGGCACTGGTCAATCAGAAGTCGGATACCATTGGTCTGGTGGTCGGCGATCTTGGGGACCCGTTTTTCAGCCTGATGATGAAAGGGGTTGAAAAGGTGACAAATGCTCATGGTAAGCAGCTGTTAATCAATGCCGGACACCATAATCCTGAACAGGAACATAAAGCGATTCGCTCATTAATCGAACGGCGCTGCGACGCCCTGATTGTACATACTAAATCCCTGGCGGATTACCATGTGATGGAGCTGTTGCAGTCTCAGCCTGCTGCAGTGTTGATTAATCGTTTTATTCATGGCTTTGAAGGACGATGCATTCACCTGGATAATCTTAAGGCGGGTGAAATGGCAACCCGCTACCTTATTGAACATGGGCACAAGCGTATTGCGTTTTTATCCCGTGGCGCTGAATCCAGACACCTTGAGCTGGAAGATTCACGAAAACGATTGCAAGGTTATCAGGAAGCACTGATCAGTCACGGGATTATGCCGGATCGCAAGTTGGTGGCAGATAATCAGCCAGATGAAAAAGGCGGTTATCTGGGCACACTGGAGCTTCTGGAGCGAAAGGTCGATTTTACCGCAATTTTTGCTTATAACGACGCTATGGCAGCCGGTTGTATGACCGCTCTCAGGGAAAAGAAAATTCAGGTACCTGCGGATGTCTCTGTGTTAGGTTTTGATGATGTTTTGCTGGCAAAATACCTGAACCCCGAGCTTTCTACAGTACGTTATCCCATTGAAGAAATGGCGGCACAGTCCGCAGAGCTGGCACTGTCACTGTGTGACGGATTAGACTCAGGCAGCCCTCTTCTCGAGTTTGCGCCCGAGATCGTTAGCCGGGAGTCCGTTCGGCAGTTGTAA
- a CDS encoding SLC13 family permease has protein sequence MTTATSAFTRGAPGLSYWASLFAGPIILFMTIITPPPQGMTQDAWYMVGVATLMAVWWVSEVVPIPVTALIPMVVVPLLGIASIREVTAPFANPTIYLFFGGFMLGMAMERWDLHKRIALNIMLTTGVKPSRQVAGFMFATAFLSMWVSNTATSAMMLPIGLSVAAMMKGTDENKERFAKMLLLSIAYSASIGGLATLIGTPPNALLAAFLNETYNIDIGFAQWMMVGLPISFMMLVATWCWLTKVSFKIDDTESPDARSVLRGQLDDLGPLTRGEKTIGIIFALTAMAWIFRPLLKGYVPGLSDAGIAVAAAISLFIVPVNRDERIYVLTWDKATQIPWGVLLLFGGGLTLAALIKSTGLADWIADAMSIVGGLPILLVVAFVVTVIIFLTELTSNTATAAGFLPLMGALGVSLGIDPMMLAVPAALAASCAFMMPVATPPNAIVFGSGKLEISDMIKAGFALNIIGVILVTLTGYYLASAVLI, from the coding sequence ATGACTACAGCTACTTCTGCCTTCACCCGTGGTGCGCCCGGATTATCCTACTGGGCCTCACTGTTTGCCGGTCCCATTATCTTATTTATGACCATTATTACCCCGCCACCTCAGGGCATGACACAGGACGCCTGGTACATGGTTGGTGTTGCAACCCTGATGGCTGTCTGGTGGGTTTCAGAAGTGGTGCCCATTCCGGTAACAGCGCTGATCCCCATGGTTGTGGTGCCATTGCTCGGCATTGCCAGTATTCGCGAAGTGACAGCCCCTTTTGCCAACCCCACCATCTATCTGTTCTTTGGCGGATTCATGCTCGGCATGGCAATGGAACGCTGGGATCTGCATAAGCGCATTGCCCTGAACATCATGCTGACAACCGGGGTTAAACCCAGCCGTCAGGTTGCTGGTTTTATGTTTGCCACGGCATTTCTAAGTATGTGGGTATCCAATACCGCCACCAGCGCCATGATGTTACCCATCGGGCTGTCGGTAGCGGCAATGATGAAAGGTACGGATGAAAATAAAGAACGCTTTGCCAAAATGCTGTTACTGTCTATAGCTTACAGTGCCAGTATTGGCGGCCTTGCGACGCTGATCGGCACGCCCCCCAATGCTCTGCTGGCCGCCTTCCTTAATGAAACGTATAACATTGATATCGGTTTTGCCCAGTGGATGATGGTTGGACTGCCCATTTCGTTCATGATGCTGGTTGCCACCTGGTGCTGGCTGACCAAAGTCAGCTTCAAAATAGACGACACTGAAAGTCCTGATGCCCGCAGTGTTCTCAGGGGGCAGTTGGACGACCTGGGACCACTGACGCGTGGTGAGAAAACCATTGGGATCATTTTTGCCCTGACCGCCATGGCGTGGATTTTCCGCCCCTTGCTCAAAGGGTATGTGCCAGGCTTATCGGATGCCGGCATTGCGGTGGCAGCGGCTATCAGCCTGTTTATCGTTCCGGTGAATCGCGATGAACGCATTTACGTTCTCACCTGGGACAAGGCGACCCAGATTCCATGGGGTGTGCTTCTGCTCTTTGGGGGCGGCCTGACACTGGCAGCGCTGATCAAATCAACAGGTCTGGCGGACTGGATTGCCGATGCCATGAGCATTGTTGGCGGCCTGCCTATCCTGCTGGTCGTTGCTTTTGTTGTAACCGTGATTATTTTCCTGACGGAGCTGACCAGTAATACCGCCACCGCCGCAGGTTTTTTACCCCTGATGGGCGCACTGGGTGTTTCTCTGGGCATCGACCCGATGATGCTGGCCGTCCCGGCGGCACTGGCAGCCAGCTGTGCCTTTATGATGCCGGTTGCCACACCACCCAACGCCATTGTCTTTGGTTCAGGCAAACTGGAAATCTCGGATATGATCAAGGCAGGATTTGCCCTGAATATTATTGGTGTGATTCTGGTGACTCTGACAGGTTACTATCTGGCTTCAGCTGTTTTGATTTAA
- the udp gene encoding uridine phosphorylase → MPANTVFHLGITRDQLKGASLAIVPGDPARVERIASQMDNPIFLNSVREYTSWLAELNGKPVVVCSTGIGGPSTSIAVEELAQLGITTFLRVGTTGAIQEHIEPGSLIVTNASVRLDGASTHFAPMEFPAVASFECTEALVSAVRSESADYQVGITASSDTFYPGQERYDTVTGHVIRRFRGSMEEWQALGVLNYEMESATLLTMCAASGLKAGCVAAVIVNRTRQEIPDESKIAEAEARAVRVVVNAADLLLDQQ, encoded by the coding sequence ATGCCTGCGAATACCGTTTTTCATCTTGGCATTACCCGTGACCAGCTAAAGGGAGCCAGTTTGGCTATTGTTCCCGGCGATCCTGCCCGGGTTGAACGCATTGCCAGTCAGATGGATAACCCGATATTTCTCAACAGTGTGCGGGAATATACATCGTGGCTGGCTGAGCTGAATGGTAAACCGGTTGTCGTCTGTTCTACCGGCATTGGCGGGCCATCAACGTCTATCGCTGTAGAAGAGCTGGCTCAGCTGGGTATCACAACCTTTCTACGGGTGGGCACTACGGGAGCCATTCAGGAACATATCGAACCCGGAAGTCTGATTGTCACCAATGCTTCAGTCCGTCTTGATGGTGCCAGCACTCATTTTGCCCCTATGGAATTTCCTGCGGTTGCTTCATTTGAATGCACCGAGGCGCTGGTGTCTGCCGTTCGTTCTGAATCAGCGGATTATCAGGTGGGCATTACTGCATCGTCTGATACGTTTTATCCCGGGCAGGAACGTTACGATACTGTGACAGGGCATGTTATCCGCCGTTTTCGGGGCTCTATGGAAGAGTGGCAGGCGCTTGGCGTGCTGAACTACGAAATGGAATCGGCTACATTGCTTACCATGTGTGCGGCCTCCGGATTAAAAGCTGGCTGTGTCGCTGCTGTGATCGTGAACCGAACCCGTCAGGAAATACCTGATGAGTCGAAAATTGCCGAGGCTGAAGCCAGAGCGGTCAGGGTGGTGGTGAATGCCGCTGATTTGCTTCTGGATCAGCAGTGA
- a CDS encoding NADP-dependent oxidoreductase translates to MSIENNKAIHLRQRPEGIPSEEHFELVRTPLAKIKKGEVLVKNLWMSVDPYMRGRMTEQKSYVEPFAVGEVLDGGAIGEVIESDNPAFAVGSKVAHMNGWREYFVSNGSDLQPLPDMGVPVQAFLGVLGMPGMTAYTGLLNIGELKEDDHVFVSAASGAVGSIVCQIAKLKGCRVVGSVGSDAKAHYLMSELGVDAVVNYKTTDNLRSDIIKHCPNGIDVYFENVGGEHFEALLDVMNDHGRIALCGMIDQYNATAPAPGPANLAQILVKRLKVQGFIVTDHWDSYPAFVQEMAQWIQAEQVSWKETVYQGIEEAPEAFIGLFSGKNTGKMLVKLT, encoded by the coding sequence ATGTCTATAGAAAATAATAAAGCCATCCACCTTCGGCAACGCCCTGAAGGTATCCCTTCTGAAGAGCATTTTGAACTGGTTCGTACACCGCTTGCCAAGATAAAAAAAGGTGAAGTGCTGGTAAAAAACCTCTGGATGTCTGTTGATCCGTACATGCGTGGTCGTATGACGGAACAGAAAAGCTACGTTGAACCTTTCGCTGTGGGTGAAGTGCTGGATGGCGGTGCCATTGGTGAAGTCATAGAGTCTGATAACCCGGCTTTTGCGGTGGGGAGCAAGGTGGCTCATATGAATGGCTGGCGAGAATATTTCGTCAGTAACGGTTCAGACTTACAGCCATTGCCAGACATGGGAGTGCCGGTGCAGGCATTTCTGGGGGTTTTGGGAATGCCGGGAATGACAGCGTATACAGGGCTGCTGAACATTGGTGAACTGAAAGAAGACGACCATGTTTTTGTATCGGCGGCTTCCGGTGCGGTTGGCTCCATTGTCTGCCAGATTGCCAAGTTAAAAGGCTGTCGTGTGGTGGGTAGTGTTGGCTCTGATGCCAAAGCGCATTATCTGATGTCCGAGCTTGGCGTTGATGCCGTGGTGAATTACAAGACGACAGACAACCTTCGTTCCGACATCATAAAGCATTGCCCCAATGGCATTGATGTTTATTTTGAAAATGTTGGCGGTGAACACTTCGAAGCTTTGCTTGATGTAATGAACGATCATGGTCGTATTGCGTTGTGTGGAATGATTGATCAATACAACGCGACAGCCCCTGCACCCGGTCCGGCTAATCTGGCTCAGATTCTGGTTAAAAGACTTAAGGTTCAGGGTTTTATTGTCACCGATCACTGGGATAGCTACCCTGCCTTTGTTCAGGAAATGGCGCAGTGGATTCAGGCTGAACAAGTCAGCTGGAAAGAAACCGTGTATCAGGGAATTGAAGAAGCGCCTGAAGCCTTTATCGGGTTGTTCTCGGGCAAAAATACGGGAAAAATGCTGGTCAAACTGACCTGA
- the xerC gene encoding tyrosine recombinase XerC, whose amino-acid sequence MQPKTPFQQDVDAFLDYLKFEKNSSRHTLSAYTRDLAKLTVWLEAQALFSWSDISEKRLRYWLAELHRQGLQSKSLQRLLSSVRSLFRYLNRQGVVEGNPAKGLSAPKASRKLPVTLDTDQMHALLENSDDDPLVVRDQAMLELFYSSGLRLSELVGLNLESFKEEYQQVKVLGKGGKERLLPVGSKARNAVKQWLTVRATFPVKDEQAMFLSKQGERISQRQVQNRVKRQAQEQGMPTSVHPHMLRHSFASHMLESSGDLRAVQELLGHSDISTTQIYTHLDFQHLADVYDKAHPRARKKNKD is encoded by the coding sequence ATGCAGCCAAAAACACCCTTTCAGCAGGATGTTGATGCGTTTCTGGATTATCTGAAATTCGAGAAAAACAGCTCCCGCCACACACTGTCGGCTTACACCCGTGACTTGGCCAAACTGACGGTTTGGCTGGAAGCGCAAGCACTCTTTTCATGGTCTGATATTTCGGAAAAACGACTCAGGTACTGGCTGGCGGAATTGCACCGTCAGGGTTTACAGAGTAAAAGCCTGCAGAGGTTGCTGTCTTCTGTTCGTAGCCTGTTTCGCTACCTTAACCGTCAGGGAGTGGTTGAAGGTAATCCCGCCAAAGGTCTGTCAGCGCCTAAAGCCTCAAGAAAACTACCCGTAACACTCGACACCGATCAGATGCATGCGTTACTGGAAAACAGTGACGATGATCCGCTGGTGGTGAGAGATCAGGCCATGCTGGAGTTGTTTTATTCCTCAGGACTACGACTGTCCGAGTTGGTCGGACTGAATCTTGAGAGTTTTAAAGAAGAGTATCAGCAGGTCAAAGTTCTGGGCAAAGGCGGTAAGGAACGTTTATTACCGGTTGGCAGTAAAGCCAGAAATGCGGTTAAGCAATGGCTGACAGTTCGGGCAACGTTTCCGGTCAAAGACGAGCAGGCGATGTTTTTGTCGAAGCAGGGTGAGCGTATCAGTCAGCGACAGGTGCAAAACCGGGTTAAACGACAGGCGCAGGAGCAGGGCATGCCCACTTCGGTACACCCCCACATGCTCAGGCACTCATTTGCCAGTCATATGCTGGAGTCCAGTGGCGATCTCAGGGCGGTTCAGGAATTGCTGGGGCACAGTGATATTTCTACCACCCAGATTTACACTCACCTGGATTTTCAACATCTGGCCGATGTATACGACAAGGCACACCCAAGAGCCCGTAAAAAAAATAAAGATTAG
- a CDS encoding DUF484 family protein produces the protein MTDSATPESSAAIPTLSSDESDKKPLDELTSAEVAEYLQQNPDFFMGQDDLLMSLSLPHQRGSAISLYERQLMLLRERNDELKQRLNRLISVAHDNDRLFDSSRRLVLALIESRDLEQVTETLRDGLENDFGVEFHALILFNKEPVESPVRTENPDIANSVLGELLVNLNGGQKVVCGRLAEKELEFLFPNDHPNIGSVALSPLNFPDSVGVVALGSRDENHFRASMGNLFLGYLSDVLCRVLSRFI, from the coding sequence ATGACCGATTCAGCCACTCCTGAGTCCAGCGCAGCCATTCCGACACTTTCCAGTGACGAGTCTGACAAGAAACCGCTTGATGAGCTGACTTCTGCAGAAGTGGCTGAGTATCTGCAGCAGAATCCTGACTTTTTTATGGGACAGGATGATCTGCTGATGTCGTTAAGCCTTCCCCATCAGCGCGGCTCTGCCATTTCCCTTTATGAACGACAGCTGATGTTGCTCCGTGAGCGTAATGACGAGTTAAAACAACGTTTGAATCGTCTGATCAGTGTTGCTCACGATAACGACCGGCTGTTTGACAGCTCCCGCCGTCTGGTTCTGGCATTGATCGAAAGCCGCGATCTGGAGCAGGTTACAGAAACCCTTCGTGATGGGTTGGAAAACGACTTTGGTGTCGAGTTTCATGCCCTGATTCTGTTTAATAAAGAGCCTGTAGAGAGCCCGGTTCGTACTGAAAACCCCGATATTGCCAACTCGGTACTGGGTGAGTTGCTGGTGAACCTGAACGGTGGCCAGAAGGTGGTGTGCGGGCGTCTGGCAGAAAAAGAACTGGAATTTCTGTTTCCCAATGATCACCCCAATATTGGCTCTGTGGCGCTGTCTCCCCTGAACTTTCCCGATTCGGTGGGTGTGGTGGCGCTGGGCAGTCGTGATGAAAATCACTTCAGGGCATCCATGGGTAACCTGTTTCTGGGGTATTTAAGTGATGTACTCTGTCGTGTGTTAAGCCGGTTTATCTGA